A part of Dehalogenimonas sp. W genomic DNA contains:
- a CDS encoding ABC transporter ATP-binding protein, which translates to MTDKNAVAVSRLTFNYGHLRVIDNLSIDIPCGQSFGFLGPNGSGKTTLIRLMIGLLKPNNGRIEVFNQPLSRHHSSFIGYMPQLTSLYQELSVRQNIEFFAHIYGMADRLARKNRVDEVINLVELWPKRDTSVHQLSGGMRQRLSLACAIVHDPSLIFLDEPTVGLDPDLRAHFWEYFKNLTALGRTLIISSHTMDDAAHCDCLAFLREGKIIASGPPSILVAATGNDRATLEDAFLYYIRKGTGHA; encoded by the coding sequence ATGACCGACAAAAATGCCGTTGCCGTTTCCCGGCTTACCTTCAATTATGGACACTTGCGTGTCATCGATAATTTGTCGATTGACATCCCCTGTGGACAATCATTCGGATTTTTGGGGCCTAACGGTTCCGGCAAAACAACATTAATTAGATTAATGATCGGATTGCTTAAACCGAACAATGGCCGTATTGAGGTATTCAATCAACCACTTTCCAGACATCACTCGTCCTTCATTGGCTATATGCCACAATTGACATCGCTGTATCAAGAACTCTCAGTACGTCAAAATATCGAATTTTTTGCTCATATTTATGGCATGGCCGACAGATTGGCGCGTAAGAATAGGGTAGACGAAGTCATCAATTTGGTGGAACTATGGCCAAAGCGCGACACATCGGTACATCAGCTTTCAGGTGGCATGCGCCAGCGGCTATCTCTGGCTTGCGCCATTGTCCACGATCCGTCCCTCATTTTCCTTGACGAACCTACTGTGGGTCTCGATCCGGACTTGAGGGCTCATTTTTGGGAATATTTCAAAAACCTAACCGCCTTAGGGCGAACACTGATCATTTCTTCTCACACAATGGACGACGCTGCGCATTGCGACTGTCTGGCCTTCCTACGCGAAGGCAAGATTATTGCCAGCGGCCCTCCAAGCATACTGGTAGCTGCCACCGGCAACGATCGAGCCACATTAGAGGATGCTTTCCTTTATTACATCCGCAAGGGTACCGGCCATGCCTAA
- a CDS encoding ABC transporter permease: MKRALAILLNEIKLYVQDRGDLAFGLLLPIVTFALMYGAFGGQTTFTGICRIVNEDGGVYAQRLINDIDSADGVSISLLTRQDADDKLDRSDITFALYIPAGFSTALEAGNNTGLVFKQRGNGGTEGQILASIIRGAVADIEQQFLVQRQTTAALAEYNLSGDLVELSVSEVIALREAKPVVTVNETTTGGKPDFIYQFLPGIVTMYVLFALSLSARTIVEERRRGTLERLLTTQLTVGEMFFGKYISFVARGFIQTLLLLLLSYAVFQMFTPLSFVTALLIALIFSAAATAVGMIIASMARTEDGATWFGVVFTMAMVMLGGTFFEVSQGTIFATISKFSINTYANDAFRAVIAEGGSLVDTGYNLVVLAIVAVAGLVLSRWLFRAVGGRK, encoded by the coding sequence ATGAAACGGGCGCTGGCGATTCTTCTCAACGAAATCAAACTGTATGTACAGGACAGGGGCGACCTTGCCTTCGGTCTGCTCCTACCAATCGTTACCTTCGCCCTCATGTATGGAGCGTTCGGCGGACAAACCACCTTCACCGGCATCTGCCGTATCGTTAATGAAGACGGCGGCGTCTATGCCCAACGACTCATCAATGATATCGATAGCGCTGACGGCGTCAGTATTTCGCTGCTGACTCGCCAGGACGCCGATGACAAGCTCGACCGTTCCGACATAACCTTCGCTCTGTACATCCCCGCCGGTTTTTCCACCGCCCTTGAGGCCGGCAATAACACCGGGCTTGTTTTTAAACAGAGAGGCAACGGTGGCACGGAAGGCCAGATACTGGCCAGTATCATCCGCGGCGCGGTGGCCGATATTGAGCAGCAATTCCTCGTCCAGCGGCAGACAACTGCCGCCCTGGCTGAGTACAATCTGTCTGGGGATCTCGTCGAACTAAGCGTGTCAGAAGTCATCGCTTTACGGGAAGCCAAGCCGGTGGTCACCGTCAACGAAACCACCACCGGCGGCAAGCCTGATTTCATCTACCAATTCCTGCCGGGGATTGTTACCATGTACGTGCTGTTCGCCCTTTCACTCAGTGCCAGGACCATCGTGGAGGAACGGCGGCGTGGCACTCTAGAACGGCTGCTGACTACCCAACTTACCGTCGGCGAGATGTTTTTCGGAAAGTATATTTCCTTTGTGGCACGCGGTTTTATCCAGACACTGCTTCTTCTGCTGCTGTCCTACGCGGTTTTCCAGATGTTCACCCCGCTTTCCTTTGTTACCGCACTGCTCATCGCTCTCATTTTTAGTGCTGCAGCCACCGCCGTGGGCATGATAATCGCCTCTATGGCGAGAACTGAAGACGGGGCAACGTGGTTCGGGGTGGTCTTCACTATGGCTATGGTCATGCTAGGCGGTACGTTCTTTGAAGTAAGCCAGGGCACCATCTTCGCCACTATAAGCAAGTTTTCCATCAATACCTACGCCAACGATGCCTTCCGCGCCGTCATTGCTGAGGGTGGTTCACTGGTGGACACCGGCTATAACCTGGTGGTATTGGCCATAGTGGCTGTGGCCGGCCTGGTACTCAGCCGGTGGCTGTTCAGAGCCGTGGGCGGGAGGAAATAG
- a CDS encoding ABC transporter permease: MPKYAIAIASRVIKQIWRDHRTLGLIFIVPVVVMTLIGYSLPDRTLLNSVAPALIAMMALFMSFLLTGISFLRERSQGTMERLMASPVSQLDIVLGYLLGFMVFALIQTLIIFFFTVQVFEVPYRGELWQILIFQIAIVVGSVTLGIFTSTFARNEFQMVQFIPLVIMPQVFLGGVLWPVDQMNGFLQSVSQLLPMTYAVEGLRNIMLAGQSLGDVAQDLLYLIGFAAFMSVLAALTIRRGVNA, from the coding sequence ATGCCTAAGTACGCCATAGCTATAGCGAGTAGAGTCATTAAACAAATTTGGCGTGATCACCGCACGCTGGGTTTAATCTTTATTGTACCAGTCGTTGTCATGACTCTTATTGGATACAGCCTTCCGGATCGTACCCTCCTCAATTCGGTGGCGCCAGCCCTCATCGCCATGATGGCCTTATTTATGAGTTTTCTACTCACAGGCATAAGTTTTCTGCGGGAACGCTCCCAGGGTACCATGGAACGCCTGATGGCCTCGCCAGTTTCACAGCTCGATATCGTCCTCGGGTATCTCCTCGGTTTCATGGTATTCGCACTTATTCAAACGCTGATCATCTTCTTTTTCACCGTGCAGGTATTTGAAGTGCCTTATCGCGGTGAGTTGTGGCAGATTCTCATCTTCCAAATCGCCATCGTTGTTGGATCAGTGACACTTGGTATTTTCACCTCTACCTTTGCCCGCAACGAGTTCCAGATGGTTCAGTTTATTCCGTTAGTTATTATGCCGCAGGTATTCCTAGGTGGTGTCCTCTGGCCAGTTGACCAGATGAACGGATTTCTCCAGAGTGTGTCCCAATTACTACCAATGACCTATGCTGTTGAGGGCCTTAGAAATATTATGCTTGCCGGTCAGTCTCTGGGCGATGTAGCCCAAGACCTGCTATACCTGATTGGATTCGCTGCATTCATGTCTGTATTGGCCGCGCTAACTATTAGACGCGGCGTGAATGCCTAA
- a CDS encoding ABC transporter permease, translated as MKALRHIWFIALKDLKIFASDRGAVFFFIIFPLLFITFFNFLMAGVGSEDSRLNLRFVTLEKPDGISHQILVSMETTDETTLAPGEPVIIWERDFEAAQQAVDDGDIAGFIYFPADFTARLLAEAPTNLEIYVNAENTNMRAALHGIAGAIASQINTHQTVIQASVTALISSGVLANDPAAIGMVVEEIMAGMAGSATTDTAVIAIETDKVGEVGTENPANWVIPGYLVMFVFFAAALAAEMIVKERTNHTLERLLSTSVRKEAILGGIYTGTVIRGIIQIIIFWTVGILVFKVDLGLSPGGVIMLSLLMVVMSSAFAVMLATLAKTQRSAGSLAVITALVLAPLGGCWWPSFLYPQWLQTVAKITPHAWATSGFNKLMVFGADFGAAVPEMLALVVFTVIFAGVAITRFRISSN; from the coding sequence ATGAAAGCGCTCAGGCACATCTGGTTCATTGCCCTTAAGGACCTTAAAATATTCGCCAGCGACCGCGGCGCGGTGTTCTTTTTCATCATCTTCCCGCTGCTGTTCATCACGTTCTTCAATTTTCTGATGGCGGGAGTTGGTTCGGAAGACTCACGGTTAAACCTCAGGTTTGTGACCCTTGAAAAACCTGACGGCATCAGCCACCAGATACTCGTATCCATGGAAACCACCGACGAAACGACGCTGGCGCCGGGAGAACCGGTAATTATCTGGGAACGGGATTTTGAAGCTGCACAGCAGGCCGTCGATGATGGAGATATTGCTGGGTTCATCTACTTCCCAGCGGATTTCACGGCCAGGCTGCTGGCTGAAGCACCTACCAACCTGGAAATCTACGTCAACGCAGAGAACACTAACATGCGAGCCGCCCTCCACGGTATCGCCGGGGCTATCGCATCGCAGATAAATACACACCAAACAGTCATTCAGGCCAGTGTTACAGCGCTTATTAGCAGCGGCGTCCTCGCCAATGATCCAGCCGCCATCGGCATGGTGGTAGAAGAGATCATGGCTGGAATGGCTGGGAGCGCGACGACCGATACCGCGGTCATCGCCATCGAAACAGATAAAGTCGGCGAGGTGGGTACTGAAAACCCGGCCAACTGGGTGATTCCCGGCTACCTGGTGATGTTCGTCTTTTTTGCCGCCGCCCTTGCTGCCGAGATGATTGTGAAGGAACGCACCAATCATACACTTGAGCGGTTGCTTTCAACCTCGGTAAGAAAAGAGGCAATTCTTGGCGGCATCTATACCGGTACGGTCATCCGAGGTATTATCCAGATAATCATTTTCTGGACAGTCGGCATACTGGTATTCAAGGTCGACCTCGGTCTGTCACCGGGTGGAGTGATTATGCTGTCCCTATTGATGGTTGTCATGTCCTCAGCCTTTGCCGTGATGCTGGCGACGCTGGCGAAAACACAGCGCTCTGCAGGTTCGCTGGCGGTCATAACCGCGTTGGTATTGGCTCCCCTCGGCGGGTGCTGGTGGCCGTCGTTCCTCTACCCCCAATGGCTGCAAACAGTAGCGAAAATCACACCTCATGCCTGGGCGACGTCCGGCTTTAACAAGCTGATGGTCTTCGGGGCTGATTTCGGGGCGGCAGTGCCGGAAATGCTGGCATTGGTGGTATTTACCGTCATCTTTGCAGGAGTCGCCATCACCCGGTTCCGCATTAGTTCAAATTGA
- a CDS encoding helix-turn-helix transcriptional regulator, with protein sequence MATLKELRIQRVMSQADLSRASGVTVAAICRLERGQRKPQFVTIRKLAKGLNVDPNEIEFNFAQRI encoded by the coding sequence ATGGCAACATTGAAAGAGCTAAGGATCCAACGGGTTATGAGCCAGGCCGACTTATCCCGAGCCTCCGGAGTCACGGTGGCCGCTATCTGCCGGTTGGAAAGAGGCCAACGTAAACCACAATTCGTTACTATCAGGAAATTAGCCAAAGGATTGAACGTCGATCCGAATGAAATTGAATTCAACTTTGCTCAAAGAATCTAG
- a CDS encoding recombinase family protein produces MYKLSCPSVYDKLDQGAETPSLVAKKALTAFVIVRVSAEDQLKGYGPDVQWEDDILPNAPGLGLLVTDEYRRVIQESATKWERTKFEAAVREALALYQQGVIKALLFPRVDRETRFIFGSIPLLAEVVKSGLKVYFAREKLALDPDDPESIERYLSKATQAQAYVQTMKLNTGRAKKKLLREGKLPQGTGVGLYGTTYDRMTKKRVIEPFEAGIVQEIFQRIASGDSPISIARDLNNRHIRTKCTKADSPPDQIKHWHSLTIRRMIRNPAFVGKTYFGMTTRVDRGHTVAHPEEKWVLLPDVTPAIVTDEIFNEANAQLEKPKIRTGRPQNPYPLKNHAFCAICNRPLVGHCLNKKYRYYQCSSARPYENSGKKCNATYIRADDLEKIVWDKTLEIFKNPKILLNELAKLGDRINQDALEAEIQELGGTLNNYEQRRNKLLEAIEWGEFEKDEILDRLNILKRLRSDDEVKLKELVKTKKYAESLATAHIKVSVLHQRVLDELEQSTPELKALALDALDVKVYAKGTNDIRIQGVIPLELTSPTTEQTSASQREYNYQCPPAGLHRGLMVP; encoded by the coding sequence ATGTATAAACTTTCTTGTCCATCCGTCTATGATAAACTGGATCAGGGAGCAGAAACTCCTAGTCTTGTAGCCAAGAAGGCTTTGACTGCTTTTGTCATTGTCAGGGTTAGTGCTGAAGATCAATTAAAGGGTTATGGCCCCGACGTACAATGGGAGGATGATATTCTCCCCAATGCGCCAGGCCTCGGGTTATTAGTGACCGACGAATACCGGCGTGTGATTCAAGAATCTGCTACTAAATGGGAGCGCACCAAGTTTGAAGCCGCTGTGAGAGAAGCCTTAGCCCTGTATCAGCAAGGGGTTATAAAAGCCCTTCTATTTCCTAGGGTTGATCGTGAAACGAGGTTTATATTTGGTAGCATACCGCTACTAGCGGAAGTAGTGAAATCAGGACTTAAAGTGTACTTTGCTAGGGAAAAATTGGCACTCGACCCAGATGATCCTGAGAGTATCGAGCGATATTTAAGCAAAGCTACTCAAGCCCAGGCTTACGTTCAAACCATGAAATTAAATACCGGACGGGCTAAGAAAAAGCTGCTTCGGGAAGGGAAATTGCCGCAAGGTACAGGAGTTGGCTTGTATGGCACCACCTACGACCGCATGACTAAGAAGAGGGTTATTGAACCGTTTGAGGCGGGAATAGTCCAGGAGATCTTCCAAAGGATTGCATCAGGAGATTCACCAATCTCGATCGCCCGTGATCTCAATAACCGTCACATTCGAACGAAATGCACGAAAGCTGATTCTCCACCCGACCAGATCAAGCATTGGCACAGTTTAACCATCCGGCGGATGATCCGTAATCCAGCTTTTGTGGGTAAAACCTACTTTGGTATGACCACCAGAGTGGATCGTGGGCATACTGTGGCCCATCCAGAGGAAAAATGGGTTTTATTGCCCGATGTGACACCAGCGATTGTCACTGACGAAATATTCAATGAAGCTAATGCTCAGCTGGAAAAACCAAAAATTCGTACCGGTCGACCTCAAAATCCGTATCCGCTGAAAAACCATGCTTTTTGTGCAATATGTAATCGGCCTTTAGTCGGCCACTGTTTGAACAAGAAGTATCGTTATTACCAGTGCAGTAGTGCCAGACCGTATGAGAATAGCGGTAAAAAATGTAATGCCACATATATACGGGCTGATGATCTGGAAAAAATAGTGTGGGATAAGACGCTAGAGATCTTTAAAAATCCGAAAATTCTGCTCAATGAATTAGCCAAATTGGGTGATCGAATCAATCAAGATGCGCTTGAAGCTGAGATACAAGAACTTGGCGGGACTCTGAATAATTACGAACAGAGGAGGAATAAACTACTCGAAGCTATAGAATGGGGCGAATTCGAAAAAGATGAAATCTTAGACCGATTGAATATCCTTAAACGACTGCGTAGTGATGACGAGGTTAAATTAAAAGAATTAGTAAAAACAAAAAAATATGCGGAGAGCCTAGCCACAGCTCATATCAAAGTATCTGTACTCCATCAGAGGGTACTGGATGAACTTGAGCAGAGCACTCCGGAATTAAAAGCCTTGGCACTGGATGCGTTGGACGTGAAGGTCTATGCTAAAGGTACCAACGACATTAGAATTCAAGGAGTCATTCCACTGGAATTAACTTCACCTACCACTGAACAAACATCGGCATCACAACGTGAATATAATTATCAGTGCCCACCGGCCGGATTACACCGGGGCTTGATGGTCCCGTAA
- a CDS encoding Crp/Fnr family transcriptional regulator gives MTYLNCMADLWLFDSLNETEKGDIRKLFHRPEYLKGEYLFNEGEPASSIFLVTQGRVKLLKTSEGGKEIALGYITPNQLFGEEVLFDDSVHSFAAVAVEDTRLCACYKSDFESLLAQNSQLSLKVIKGLGEKIRRITEQFADVAIYDTRSSLSRTLVRLAREHGQETADGMKLNFRLTHDDLGALVGSSRVMITNVMKSLKIAGIVRDDLDHKMVISRWFLNEPFIEEPASPAARSADCDCYQR, from the coding sequence ATGACGTATTTGAACTGTATGGCTGACTTGTGGCTCTTCGACTCCTTGAACGAAACAGAAAAAGGAGACATTCGAAAGCTTTTTCACCGCCCGGAATACCTGAAGGGCGAATACCTATTTAACGAAGGCGAGCCGGCGAGCTCGATTTTCCTGGTCACCCAGGGCAGGGTCAAGCTATTAAAAACCTCGGAAGGTGGCAAAGAAATCGCCCTCGGATATATTACCCCCAATCAACTGTTTGGCGAAGAAGTGTTATTCGATGATTCAGTGCATTCTTTTGCAGCCGTGGCAGTGGAGGATACACGGTTGTGCGCTTGTTACAAGAGTGATTTTGAGAGCTTGCTTGCGCAGAATAGTCAACTTTCCCTGAAGGTGATAAAAGGATTAGGTGAAAAAATCCGGCGTATCACCGAGCAGTTTGCGGATGTTGCAATTTACGATACACGCTCCAGCTTATCCCGCACACTTGTCAGACTGGCTCGAGAGCATGGGCAAGAAACCGCGGATGGAATGAAATTGAATTTCCGGTTGACCCATGATGATCTCGGTGCGCTGGTTGGGTCCTCCCGGGTCATGATTACGAACGTCATGAAGTCTCTTAAAATCGCTGGAATAGTGAGGGATGACCTCGATCACAAAATGGTTATCAGCCGGTGGTTCCTGAACGAGCCCTTCATAGAGGAACCTGCATCGCCAGCCGCCAGATCAGCGGATTGCGATTGTTACCAAAGATAA
- the dnaN gene encoding DNA polymerase III subunit beta codes for MRLSCLQENLAKGLNIVGRAAASRSTLPITTNVLLATDEGRLKLSATNLEMAVTCWLGAKVEEDGATTVPAKLMTEFVGSLPSDKVDMILTANKTLTLKCGRFEARMTGVDAKDFPPVPRVEGGVTAKVDVSEFKKGVSRVVFAAATDESRPVLTGIDAQFEGSVLTLAAADGFRLAVYKMALAEPVAQKVKAIIPSKTLAEVSRLIADADEAISITVDTQKSQILFKLKNVELVSQLLQGSFPQYSQIIPQSHTTRVVLDVPQFLRAARAAQIFARDGGGIVRLIMTPGSGKTPGRLSITARSEEIGDDQAELDAAVSGEEAKIAFNGKYLLDVLSVLTEDQVALEVTGPSSPGVIRPVGTDNYIHVVMPMFVQW; via the coding sequence ATGCGCTTATCTTGTCTTCAGGAAAACCTGGCTAAAGGCCTTAATATTGTCGGCCGTGCCGCGGCCAGCCGCTCAACATTGCCGATAACCACTAACGTGTTACTGGCTACCGATGAAGGCCGGCTGAAACTTTCCGCCACTAACCTGGAAATGGCCGTAACCTGCTGGCTGGGTGCCAAGGTTGAGGAAGACGGGGCCACTACCGTACCCGCCAAGCTGATGACTGAGTTTGTCGGTTCCCTGCCCAGCGACAAAGTTGACATGATTCTGACCGCCAACAAAACCCTCACCCTTAAATGCGGCCGCTTTGAAGCCCGGATGACCGGTGTAGACGCCAAAGATTTCCCGCCGGTACCGCGGGTTGAGGGCGGCGTCACCGCCAAAGTGGACGTCAGCGAATTCAAAAAAGGTGTGTCCCGCGTCGTCTTCGCCGCCGCTACCGACGAATCACGCCCGGTACTTACCGGTATTGATGCCCAGTTTGAAGGCTCCGTGCTGACACTGGCCGCCGCTGACGGTTTCCGTCTGGCGGTCTACAAAATGGCCCTTGCTGAACCGGTTGCCCAGAAGGTTAAAGCCATCATCCCGTCCAAGACTCTGGCCGAGGTGTCCCGCCTTATCGCTGACGCAGACGAAGCCATCAGCATTACCGTTGATACCCAGAAGAGCCAGATTCTCTTCAAACTTAAGAACGTTGAACTGGTTTCCCAACTTTTACAGGGTTCATTCCCGCAGTATTCCCAGATTATCCCGCAGTCTCACACCACCCGGGTGGTGCTTGACGTGCCCCAGTTCCTGCGCGCCGCCCGTGCCGCCCAGATTTTCGCCCGCGACGGCGGCGGTATCGTCCGGCTGATTATGACCCCGGGCAGCGGCAAAACGCCCGGCCGTCTTTCCATCACCGCCCGCTCTGAGGAGATCGGCGATGATCAGGCAGAACTGGACGCCGCAGTTTCCGGTGAGGAAGCCAAGATTGCCTTCAACGGCAAGTATCTGCTGGATGTACTAAGCGTGTTGACCGAGGACCAGGTCGCCTTGGAAGTTACGGGACCATCAAGCCCCGGTGTAATCCGGCCGGTGGGCACTGATAATTATATTCACGTTGTGATGCCGATGTTTGTTCAGTGGTAG
- a CDS encoding pyridoxamine 5'-phosphate oxidase family protein gives MAKMPKEVIALFQDASVPKMVATVGRNGELNVTPKTSMTAIDDETLAFADLYGRTTRTFKNLEETKKVAIVAMKIPVAPPFTTYQVKGTFSSYLTSGPVFEQFAKALKDAMGVTISGVGTVKVESIYSQAPQDKGKLLA, from the coding sequence ATGGCTAAAATGCCCAAGGAAGTAATCGCTCTCTTTCAAGACGCCTCGGTTCCAAAGATGGTTGCCACCGTAGGTAGAAATGGCGAACTCAATGTCACCCCCAAAACGAGTATGACTGCCATTGACGACGAGACTTTAGCCTTCGCTGACCTCTACGGTCGTACTACGCGGACGTTCAAGAACTTGGAGGAAACCAAAAAGGTCGCCATTGTCGCGATGAAAATCCCGGTTGCACCTCCCTTCACAACCTATCAGGTCAAAGGTACCTTTTCGAGTTACCTGACTTCTGGCCCGGTCTTCGAACAGTTCGCCAAGGCGCTCAAAGACGCTATGGGTGTGACCATCAGTGGTGTGGGCACCGTGAAGGTAGAATCCATCTACTCTCAAGCCCCCCAAGACAAAGGCAAACTCTTGGCTTAG
- a CDS encoding ABC transporter ATP-binding protein, which produces MAKAYLDVKDLHKSFGDFKAVNGVSFTIEKGEIFGLLGPNGAGKTTTIRMLTTVLAADAGEILIGGHSVKKDSEKVRSLIGVCPQDLALYEDLNAIDNLVFFGRMAGLSGLAAKSQAMTNLELMGLQERAKGKVAKFSGGMKRRINLAITLMGDPQILFLDEPTVGIDPQSRNHIYESILNLQKQGKTILYTTHYMEEAERLCQRVAIMDGGVIIAIDTPRHLKAQIGDPDKVTLEDVFLHLTGRSLRDS; this is translated from the coding sequence ATGGCCAAAGCATACCTGGACGTCAAAGATTTACACAAGAGCTTTGGTGATTTCAAGGCCGTCAACGGCGTCTCATTCACCATTGAAAAAGGCGAGATTTTTGGACTGCTCGGCCCCAATGGCGCGGGCAAAACCACCACCATCCGCATGCTGACTACCGTCCTGGCTGCCGACGCAGGGGAGATTCTCATCGGCGGTCATTCAGTTAAGAAGGATTCCGAGAAAGTCCGCAGCCTCATCGGAGTCTGCCCGCAGGACTTAGCCCTCTACGAAGACCTCAACGCCATCGACAACTTGGTGTTTTTCGGCCGGATGGCCGGCCTCAGCGGCCTGGCCGCCAAGTCTCAGGCAATGACCAACTTGGAACTCATGGGCTTGCAGGAACGGGCTAAAGGCAAGGTAGCCAAGTTCTCCGGCGGTATGAAGCGCCGCATCAACCTGGCTATCACCCTGATGGGTGATCCACAGATCCTCTTTCTTGACGAGCCGACCGTCGGTATCGACCCGCAGTCCCGCAATCACATCTATGAAAGCATCCTCAATCTGCAGAAACAGGGCAAGACCATTCTCTACACAACCCACTACATGGAAGAAGCCGAGCGCCTCTGCCAGCGGGTGGCCATCATGGACGGCGGTGTTATTATCGCCATAGATACGCCGCGGCACCTCAAGGCACAGATAGGAGATCCAGACAAGGTGACGCTGGAAGACGTCTTTCTTCACCTGACCGGCCGGAGTCTGAGAGACTCATAA
- a CDS encoding DUF6498-containing protein encodes MTNANDLNHFNWKSPSALVLIIANMVPLLGVVFFHWQVFPIMFLFWMENVVIGILNAFKMAMAKKNSPTSAKLFMIPFFLIHYGIFTLVHGIFIFVIFGGMLSENGASFDFNSFTGLHLEWGVLALALSHGFSFVSNYIQRGEYRQVSVSELMAQPYARIVILHVTIIFGGFLVMAFNTATMGLVFLIVVKIVVDLFAHLKAHRGSP; translated from the coding sequence ATGACTAACGCGAATGACTTGAATCATTTCAATTGGAAAAGCCCGTCGGCATTGGTATTGATCATCGCCAACATGGTGCCACTCTTGGGCGTTGTATTCTTTCATTGGCAAGTTTTTCCGATCATGTTTCTATTTTGGATGGAAAACGTGGTTATTGGTATTCTAAATGCATTCAAAATGGCAATGGCCAAAAAGAACTCACCGACGTCTGCAAAACTGTTCATGATCCCTTTTTTCCTTATTCATTATGGGATCTTCACATTAGTCCATGGCATCTTCATCTTCGTCATATTTGGGGGCATGTTGAGTGAAAACGGCGCCAGTTTCGATTTTAACTCATTCACAGGGCTGCACTTGGAATGGGGAGTATTAGCCCTGGCCCTGAGCCATGGTTTTTCTTTTGTCAGCAATTACATTCAGCGGGGAGAGTACAGACAAGTATCAGTTTCAGAACTCATGGCACAACCGTATGCCCGAATTGTCATTCTGCATGTGACAATCATCTTTGGGGGATTTCTGGTGATGGCATTCAACACCGCAACCATGGGATTAGTATTTCTTATCGTTGTGAAGATCGTTGTTGATTTATTTGCCCACTTGAAGGCTCATAGGGGGTCTCCATAG